In Haematobia irritans isolate KBUSLIRL chromosome 1, ASM5000362v1, whole genome shotgun sequence, a genomic segment contains:
- the LOC142242886 gene encoding uncharacterized protein LOC142242886, translating into MFPINTEEKLREVNESILAENRQEYIQTLKGLIEPNGIKKNLRSILMPQITYDYNVDGVQGKKSLKGLCNFYSVLIDSIQCSGSGKPEEELRKAIQLQKKRHFKSISISKINKNLPQCPK; encoded by the exons ATGTTCCCGATAAATACAGAAGAAAAGCTACGGGAAGTTAACGAATCAATATTGGCAGAAAATAGACAAGAATAT attCAAACCTTGAAAGGACTTATTGAACCAAATGGTATCAAGAAAAATTTGAGAAGTATTTTAATGCCGCAGATAACGTACGATTACAACGTCGATGGAGTGCAAGGGAAAAAATCTCTCAAAGGTTTATGTAATTTTTACAGTGTATTAATag ATTCTATTCAGTGTAGTGGATCTGGAAAGCCGGAAGAGGAACTGCGGAAAGCAATACAGCTGCaaaagaagcgtcactttaaaAGTATTtcgatttcaaaaataaataaaaatttgccacaatgcCCTAAATAA